From a region of the Odontesthes bonariensis isolate fOdoBon6 chromosome 2, fOdoBon6.hap1, whole genome shotgun sequence genome:
- the prorsd1 gene encoding prolyl-tRNA synthetase associated domain-containing protein 1 gives MSEDLRAQLEQHLQSLNIPTSCVEHPPVFTVEEMMPHLQDVSGAVTKNLFLKDKKKKSLWLVSARHDRQVNLNDLAKKLGVGSGNLRFADEAAMLEKLKVGQGCATALALLFDKDRSVKFVLDRDLVEGGHQMVYFHPMTNAATMGLGPEDLLRFLRDTGHEPILESFE, from the exons ATGTCGGAGGATCTGCgcgcacagctggagcaacatctgCAGAGCTTAAACATCCCGACCAGCTGCGTGGAGCACCCGCCG GTGTTCACGGTGGAGGAGATGATGCCCCACCTGCAAGACGTGAGCGGCGCCGTCACCAAGAACCTCTTCCTGAaggacaagaagaagaagagcctgTGGCTGGTGTCGGCCCGCCACGACCGCCAG GTGAACCTCAACGACCTCGCCAAGAAGCTCGGCGTCGGCAGCGGCAACCTGCGCTTTGCAGACGAGGCAGCCATGTTGGAAAAGCTCAAG GTGGGTCAGGGCTGCGCCACGGCTCTCGCTCTGCTGTTCGATAAAGACCGGAGCGTGAAGTTTGTTCTGGACCGGGACCTGGTGGAGGGGGGGCATCAGATGGTCTACTTCCACCCCATGACCAACGCCGCCACCATGGGCCTCGGACCGGAGGACCTGCTGCGCTTCCTCAGAGACACGGGACACGAGCCCATCCTGGAGAGCTTTGAGTAG